The following coding sequences lie in one Musa acuminata AAA Group cultivar baxijiao chromosome BXJ3-1, Cavendish_Baxijiao_AAA, whole genome shotgun sequence genomic window:
- the LOC135581687 gene encoding guanylate kinase 1-like, translating to MGEEAPEYVLNSLELAACDSESTGCRTATIVGNKMYVVEGSEDGSKSWINVKIFDKLTRSWVFPTVLGIKPVQLKGHSALLLKNGQLLIVKMDSTLDGCIWFLEVDSPFVKEQKKILGTEVVAWSKGVIGNAPKPIVISGPSGVGKGTLINKLMKEFPSRYGFSVSHTTRAPREKELDGVHYHFTERSIMEKDIRDGKFLEFASVHGNLYGTSIEAVEVVTDSGKRCILDIDVQGARSVRASSLDAIFIFVTPPSFEELEKRLRARGTETEEQVQKRLRNARAELDEAKSPGLFNHILVNDDLESCYENLKKLLASDETADPLYQSSVKILKAHVSRMESKADHRTLIHCSASGANAATHSLLMLDTSSLKGGAPGRTRGLGVYALGSLGDGLNGI from the exons ATG GGGGAAGAGGCACCTGAGTATGTTCTGAACAGCTTGGAGCTTGCAGCTTGCGATTCTGAATCCACAGGCTGCCGGACGGCTACCATTGTTGGTAATAAGATG TATGTAGTTGAAGGATCCGAGGATGGAAGCAAGTCATGGATCAACGTCAAAATTTTTGACAAGCTAACAAGATCATG GGTGTTTCCTACTGTATTGGGTATCAAACCTGTCCAACTGAAAGGCCACTCAGCTCTTCTTTTGAAGAATGGACAGCTATTGATTGTCAAGATGGATTCTACGTTGGATGGTTGCATCTGGTTTCTTGAG GTGGATAGCCCTTTTGTTAAAGAGCAAAAGAAGATACTTGGAACTGAGGTAGTTGCCTGGAGTAAGGGTGTCATTGGCAATGCCCCAAAACCAATTGTGATCAGTGGTCCTTCTGGAGTCGGTAAAGGTACTTTGATAAACAAACTTATGAAGGAATTTCCATCGAGATATGGGTTTTCTGTAAGTCACACAACTCGAGCACCAAGAGAGAAGGAATTGGATGGAGTTCATTACCACTTCACAGAGCGAAGTATTATGGAGAAAGATATAAGAGATGGGAAGTTTCTTGAATTCGCATCAGTTCATGGAAATCTTTATGGGACAAGCATTGAAGCAGTTGAAGTTGTTACAGACTCTGGAAAG AGATGCATCCTTGACATTGATGTTCAAGGAGCTAGATCCGTAAGGGCAAGTTCTCTTGATGCAATATTTATCTTCGTTACTCCTCCATCATTTGAGGAACTTGAGAAGCGGCTGCGTGCACG TGGAACAGAAACTGAGGAACAGGTCCAGAAGAGACTAAGAAATGCCAGAGCAGAGCTTGATGAAGCAAAATCTCCTGGtcttttcaatcatattttggtAAATGATGACCTAGAATCATGTTATGAGAATCTTAAG AAATTACTTGCTTCAGATGAAACTGCTGATCCTTTATATCAGTCAT CTGTGAAGATCTTGAAAGCCCATGTGTCCAGAATGGAATCAAAAGCAGATCATAGAACTCTTATACATTGTAGCGCTAGCGGCGCCAATGCAGCAACGCATAGTTT GCTTATGCTTGACACGTCATCACTTAAAGGAGGGGCTCCTGGCCGAACAAGAGGACTCGGTGTATATGCACTTGGATCCCTAGGTGATGGTCTTAACGGGATCTGA